Proteins co-encoded in one Lates calcarifer isolate ASB-BC8 linkage group LG17, TLL_Latcal_v3, whole genome shotgun sequence genomic window:
- the mob3c gene encoding MOB kinase activator 3C isoform X1: MALCLGQVFSKDKTFRPRKRFEPGTQRFELYKKAQASLKSGLDLRKVVQLPEGENLNDWIAVHVVDFFNRINLIYGTMSEYCTERTCPIMSGGLRYEYRWQDGDDYKKPTKLPALKYMNLLMDWIESLINNEDIFPTRVGVPFPKNFQQVCKKILSRLFRVFVHVYIHHFDSICSMGAEAHINTCYKHYYYFISEFNLIDHSELEPLKEMTDKICN, from the exons ATGGCGTTGTGTCTTGGACAAGTGttcagcaaagacaaaacattcaGGCCGAGGAAACGGTTTGAGCCCGGCACCCAGCGATTTGAACTCTACAAGAAGGCCCAGGCCTCGCTCAAGTCCGGCCTGGACCTGAGGAAAGTGGTGCAGCTCCCGGAGGGGGAGAACCTCAACGACTGGATTGCCGTTCACGTGGTGGATTTCTTTAACAGGATCAACCTGATCTATGGCACAATGAGCGAGTACTGCACCGAGCGCACGTGTCCCATCATGTCTGGGGGGCTGAGGTACGAGTACAGGTGGCAGGACGGCGACGACTACAAGAAGCCCACCAAGCTGCCTGCTCTCAAGTACATGAACCTGCTGATGGACTGGATAGAGTCGCTCATCAATAATGAGGACATCTTCCCCACCAgagtag GTGTACCTTTCCCCAAGAACTTCCAACAGGTGTGCAAGAAGATCCTGAGCCGTCTGTTCAGAGTCTTTGTGCACGTTTACATCCATCACTTTGACAGCATCTGCAGCATGGGTGCAGAGGCCCACATCAATACCTGCTACAAGCACTACTACTACTTCATCTCAGAGTTCAACCTCATCGATCACTCTGAACTGGAGCCCCTG AAAGAGATGACGGATAAGATATGCAATTAA
- the mob3c gene encoding MOB kinase activator 3C isoform X2: MALCLGQVFSKDKTFRPRKRFEPGTQRFELYKKAQASLKSGLDLRKVVQLPEGENLNDWIAVHVVDFFNRINLIYGTMSEYCTERTCPIMSGGLRYEYRWQDGDDYKKPTKLPALKYMNLLMDWIESLINNEDIFPTRVYLSPRTSNRCARRS; this comes from the exons ATGGCGTTGTGTCTTGGACAAGTGttcagcaaagacaaaacattcaGGCCGAGGAAACGGTTTGAGCCCGGCACCCAGCGATTTGAACTCTACAAGAAGGCCCAGGCCTCGCTCAAGTCCGGCCTGGACCTGAGGAAAGTGGTGCAGCTCCCGGAGGGGGAGAACCTCAACGACTGGATTGCCGTTCACGTGGTGGATTTCTTTAACAGGATCAACCTGATCTATGGCACAATGAGCGAGTACTGCACCGAGCGCACGTGTCCCATCATGTCTGGGGGGCTGAGGTACGAGTACAGGTGGCAGGACGGCGACGACTACAAGAAGCCCACCAAGCTGCCTGCTCTCAAGTACATGAACCTGCTGATGGACTGGATAGAGTCGCTCATCAATAATGAGGACATCTTCCCCACCAga GTGTACCTTTCCCCAAGAACTTCCAACAGGTGTGCAAGAAGATCCTGA
- the mknk1 gene encoding MAP kinase-interacting serine/threonine-protein kinase 1, whose product MVRHSVMAELQAFQHSLQGNSLALGQVGQSCGGIQKNGIATEERQLTADFEKSQPVTIPDAAKRKKKKRTRATDSSTGTFDDLYKLTDEVLGQGAYAKVQGCISLQNGQEFAVKIIEKSAGHSRSRVFREVETLYQCQGNRNILELIQFFEDSSCFYLVFEKLRGGSILTHIQNRKHFDELEASKVVRDIAQALDFLHTKGIAHRDLKLENILCEYTDRVSPVKICDFDLGSGVKLSSACTPITTPELTTPCGSAEYMAPEVVEVFTDEASFYDKRCDLWSLGVILYILLSGSPPFTGHCGTDCGWDRGETCRTCQSHLFESIQQGKYEFPDKDWAHITAGAKDLISKLLVRDATLRLSAAQVLKHPWVQGNAPERGLPTPHVLQRNSSTKDLTQFAAEAIAFNRQLSQHDEQQEDVGAIVCSMRLSPPSNSRLARRRAQSNALRTRDFAPASDDLAA is encoded by the exons ATGGTGAGGCACAGCGTGATGGCCGAGTTGCAAGCCTTCCAGCACTCTCTCCAG GGTAATTCCCTGGCTTTGGGCCAAGTAGGGCAGAGCTGTGGGGGGATTCAGAAAAATGGGATCGCCACAGAGGAAAGACAGCTAACAG CAGATTTTGAGAAAAGCCAGCCAGTGACCATCCCAGATGCAGctaaaaggaagaagaagaaaagaacgAGGGCAACAGACAGCTCCACAGGCACTTTTGATG ACCTCTACAAGCTGACAGATGAGGTGCTTGGTCAGGGAGCATATGCTAAAGTTCAAGGATGCATAAGCCTGCAGAATGGACAGGAGTTTGCTGTGAAG ATCATAGAAAAAAGTGCAGGACACAGCCGcagcagagtctttagagaAGTGGAGACACTCTACCAGTGTCAAGGAAACAG GAATATTTTGGAATTGATCCAGTTCTTTGAAGACAGCTCATGCTTTTATTTGGTATTTGAAAAGCTGCGTGGAG gctccattctcacacacatccaGAACCGAAAGCACTTCGATGAGCTGGAGGCCAGTAAGGTGGTCAGGGACATTGCCCAGGCACTTGACTTCTTACACACTAAAG GCATTGCCCACAGAGACCTCAAGCTGGAGAACATCCTTTGTGAATACACTGATCGA GTGTCACCAGTAAAGATCTGTGATTTTGACTTGGGAAGTGGAGTGAAGCTCAGCAGTGCCTGTACACCCATAACAACTCCTGAGCTCACCACACCG TGCGGCTCGGCCGAGTACATGGCTCCGGAAGTAGTGGAGGTGTTTACTGATGAGGCCTCCTTCTACGACAAGCGCTGCGACCTTTGGAGCCTCGGGGTCATTCTCTACATCCTGCTGAGCGGAAGCCCCCCCTTCACGGGACACTGCGGCACCGACTGTGGCTGGGATCGGGGAGAAACCTGCAGAACCTGCCAG AGTCACCTGTTCGAGAGCATCCAGCAGGGCAAGTATGAGTTTCCAGACAAGGACTGGGCTCACATCACAGCGGGGGCCAAGGATCTCATATCCAAGCTGTTGGTGCGGGACGCCACCCTGCGCCTCAGTGCTGCTCAGGTCCTCAAGCACCCTTGGGTGCAGGGG aacgCACCAGAGAGAGGTCTTCCAACTCCTCACGTTCTACAGAG GAACAGCAGCACCAAAGACCTGACCCAGTTTGCAGCAGAAGCCATTGCCTTTAACCGGCAGCTATCCCAGCACGACGAGCAGCAGGAGGACGTCGGAGCCATCGTCTGCTCCATGAggctctctcctccttccaACTCCAGACTGGCTCGTAGACGGGCGCAGTCCAACGCCTTGCGCACCAGGGACTTCGCACCGGCTTCAGACGACCTCGCAGCCTGA